The Streptomyces sp. NBC_01244 genome contains a region encoding:
- a CDS encoding carbohydrate kinase family protein: protein MIVVGGEALIDLVPLAQPPGALLPRPGGGPYNTAVALGRLGVRTAFCSRISTDGFGASLLEGLRAAGVDLSLVQRGPEPTTLAVPSLAPDGSAAYGFYVEGTADRLFRLPPALPEGVRALALGTCSLVLEPGAGAYETLLRRESGRGLLTLLDPNIRPALIADPAAYRARFLSWLPHVGVLKLSEEDAAWLGGRAGDWLAAGPSAVVLTRGAGGLTVWTREGAEHSVPARRVAVVDTIGAGDTVNAALLHRLAAGAGGPGPVDWPEVLSYAAAAAALTCTRAGAEPPYASELSGGRPTP from the coding sequence GTGATCGTCGTCGGTGGAGAAGCCCTGATCGACCTGGTGCCCCTCGCACAGCCGCCGGGCGCCCTGCTGCCGCGGCCGGGCGGCGGACCGTACAACACCGCCGTCGCGCTCGGCCGGCTCGGCGTGCGGACCGCCTTCTGCTCCCGGATCTCGACGGACGGCTTCGGCGCCTCGCTGCTCGAGGGGCTGCGCGCGGCCGGGGTGGACCTCTCCCTGGTGCAGCGCGGACCGGAGCCGACCACGCTGGCGGTGCCCTCGCTGGCCCCGGACGGCTCGGCGGCGTACGGCTTCTACGTCGAGGGCACGGCCGACCGGCTGTTCCGGCTGCCGCCCGCGCTCCCCGAGGGGGTACGGGCCCTCGCGCTCGGCACCTGCTCACTGGTGCTGGAGCCGGGCGCCGGCGCCTACGAGACCCTGCTGCGCCGCGAGTCCGGGCGCGGGCTGCTGACGCTGCTCGACCCCAACATCCGCCCGGCGCTGATCGCCGACCCGGCGGCCTACCGGGCCCGCTTTCTGTCCTGGCTGCCGCACGTCGGTGTGCTGAAGCTGTCGGAGGAGGACGCGGCGTGGCTGGGCGGCCGCGCCGGCGACTGGCTGGCGGCCGGGCCCTCGGCGGTGGTGCTCACCCGGGGCGCCGGCGGCCTGACGGTGTGGACGCGGGAGGGCGCGGAGCACTCGGTGCCCGCACGCCGGGTCGCGGTGGTGGACACCATCGGCGCGGGCGACACCGTGAACGCGGCCCTGCTGCACCGGCTCGCGGCCGGCGCGGGGGGCCCGGGCCCGGTGGACTGGCCCGAGGTGCTGTCCTACGCCGCCGCGGCGGCCGCGCTGACCTGCACCAGGGCGGGCGCGGAGCCTCCGTACGCCTCCGAGCTCAGCGGAGGGCGGCCCACACCGTAG